A single region of the Gephyromycinifex aptenodytis genome encodes:
- a CDS encoding secondary thiamine-phosphate synthase enzyme YjbQ, producing MRSEELSIRTGGQEVVVDITGQCEAFVRGAGDGLLHVFVPHATAGLAIIETGAGSDDDLLAALRDLLPADERWQHSHGSRGHGRSHVMPALIPPYATVPVLDGRLTLGTWQSICLVDLNVDNATRTVRLSFLAG from the coding sequence ATGCGTAGCGAAGAATTGAGTATCCGCACCGGCGGCCAAGAAGTCGTCGTCGACATCACCGGGCAGTGCGAAGCGTTTGTACGCGGCGCGGGCGATGGCCTGCTGCACGTTTTCGTTCCGCACGCCACAGCCGGGCTGGCGATCATCGAGACCGGCGCCGGAAGTGACGACGACCTGCTGGCGGCGCTACGTGACCTGCTTCCGGCCGATGAACGCTGGCAGCACTCCCACGGCAGCCGCGGTCACGGTCGCTCGCACGTGATGCCCGCGCTCATCCCCCCGTACGCCACCGTCCCGGTTCTCGACGGGCGGTTGACCCTGGGTACCTGGCAGAGCATCTGCCTGGTTGACCTGAACGTCGACAACGCGACGCGAACCGTGCGGTTGTCGTTCCTGGCTGGCTGA
- a CDS encoding MerR family DNA-binding transcriptional regulator, whose product MSRSGGVSAGALPELRPSETATQIQIGEVAARTGLSLRTIRYYEDVGLLTPAARTKGGFRLYSEADMARLQLLQQMKPLEWRLEEMGDLLGVLTSLAANPSSHERAALLERLVHYREAIDRRIDQMVDHLEQVTAFRDRLEADGNGPG is encoded by the coding sequence ATGAGCCGCAGCGGCGGAGTCTCTGCTGGCGCTCTGCCCGAGTTGCGACCATCGGAGACGGCCACCCAAATCCAGATCGGCGAGGTCGCCGCCCGAACCGGGTTGAGCCTGCGCACGATCCGCTATTACGAAGACGTCGGCCTGCTCACTCCGGCAGCCCGCACCAAAGGCGGCTTCCGCCTGTACAGCGAGGCCGACATGGCCCGGTTGCAACTGCTGCAACAGATGAAGCCGTTGGAGTGGCGCCTGGAGGAGATGGGCGACCTGCTCGGCGTACTGACGTCACTGGCCGCCAACCCTTCCAGCCATGAGCGCGCGGCGCTCCTCGAGCGGTTGGTTCATTACCGCGAAGCCATCGACCGCCGGATCGATCAGATGGTTGACCACCTTGAGCAGGTGACCGCGTTCCGAGACCGCCTTGAGGCTGACGGGAACGGGCCGGGGTGA
- a CDS encoding acyltransferase family protein, which produces MSADTAQPRTVHGSAHESTPATGNSLAQLFDPRANSLNNLRLILATLVAVVHASAISLGTQPVLGRTEVGSMAVDAFFVLSGFLVARSYDRIGSFIRYAWHRFLRIMPLFWIVLIVTAFVVAPAIAALEGQSPLSVFQGENASWHYVVENSLLYIAPQNFGVAGLPNGTATPHVVNGALWTLFYEVVCYVMVACLGVVGLLRRNRWLVIALAGLFGAATITQEFTDIDLPAGLFLRFFWVFLLGTLAYLYQDRLPITWPWALVALGVVAASLAFLHDYRSLGGPAFAYLCMWAVVRTPWLRRNLRWDLSYGMYVFHWPIETMLVVSGVSAALGLIGYTILAVLLAASLAAVSWNVIESPALSKKNIPLPFDRTPGRR; this is translated from the coding sequence GTGAGCGCAGACACGGCACAGCCGAGGACGGTCCACGGATCGGCGCACGAAAGTACACCTGCAACCGGCAATTCACTGGCCCAACTTTTCGACCCACGGGCGAACAGCCTCAACAACCTCCGGCTCATCCTCGCCACCCTGGTGGCGGTCGTGCATGCGTCCGCGATTTCCCTGGGCACCCAACCGGTACTCGGGCGCACCGAGGTCGGTTCGATGGCAGTGGATGCGTTCTTCGTCCTGTCCGGGTTCCTGGTGGCCCGCTCCTATGACCGGATCGGCTCATTCATCCGGTACGCCTGGCACCGCTTCTTGCGCATCATGCCGCTGTTCTGGATCGTCTTGATCGTGACGGCTTTCGTCGTCGCCCCCGCCATCGCGGCGCTGGAAGGTCAGTCTCCGCTGTCGGTGTTCCAGGGCGAGAACGCCTCCTGGCATTACGTCGTGGAGAACTCGCTGCTGTACATCGCGCCGCAGAACTTCGGGGTGGCCGGCCTCCCGAACGGCACCGCCACACCACATGTGGTCAACGGCGCCTTGTGGACCCTCTTCTACGAGGTCGTCTGCTACGTCATGGTCGCCTGCCTGGGTGTGGTGGGGTTACTGCGCCGCAACCGTTGGCTGGTCATCGCCCTCGCAGGCCTCTTCGGGGCGGCCACGATCACCCAGGAGTTCACCGACATCGACCTGCCGGCCGGCTTGTTCCTGCGCTTCTTCTGGGTCTTCCTGCTCGGCACGCTGGCTTACCTGTATCAAGATCGGCTGCCGATCACCTGGCCCTGGGCCCTGGTGGCGCTCGGCGTGGTCGCGGCATCCCTGGCTTTCCTGCATGACTACCGCTCCTTGGGCGGCCCCGCCTTCGCCTACTTGTGCATGTGGGCGGTCGTACGAACGCCGTGGCTGCGCCGCAATCTGCGCTGGGACCTGTCCTACGGGATGTATGTGTTCCACTGGCCCATCGAGACGATGCTTGTGGTCTCCGGGGTATCCGCAGCTTTGGGCCTGATCGGATACACGATCCTGGCAGTGCTGCTGGCAGCCAGCCTGGCTGCGGTGTCCTGGAACGTCATCGAGTCACCGGCACTGAGCAAGAAGAATATTCCGTTGCCTTTTGATCGCACCCCCGGCCGGCGATGA
- a CDS encoding SulP family inorganic anion transporter produces MAETSSAYTPDAPTISVRAALRDPRRLQTEVLAGLVVALALIPEAISFSVIAGVDPQVGLFASFVMAVTMAFVGGRPAMITAATGAVALVIAPVAHEYGFDYFIATVILAGLLQIVLAVFGVARLMRFVPRMVMVGFVNALAILIFVAQLPHLRGVPWLVYALVAAGLAILFLLPRVSTLVPAPLVAIVLITTAAVAFGWKIPTVGDQGELPDSLPALFIPNVPFTLETLQIIGPYALAMALVGLLESLMTAKLVDDVTDSHSNKTREARGLGIANIAAGFFGGMGGCAMIGQTMINVKASGARTRISTFLAGLFLLIFVVGLGDLVGRIPMAALVAIMIMVSIGTLDWHSIHPATLRRMPYSETIVMLVTVVITVATHNLAYGVIAGVNVAFVVFARRVAHFASVEKILEADTNQDGLIDTVTYRVAGELFFASSNDLVYQFDYVSDPRRVIIDLTDSHIWDASTVASLDAIQTKYAAKGKSVEIIGLNKSSQERHARLSGQLGGEA; encoded by the coding sequence ATGGCCGAAACCTCATCGGCATACACCCCTGATGCCCCGACGATCTCAGTGCGCGCCGCATTGCGCGACCCTCGCCGGTTGCAGACGGAGGTCTTGGCGGGGCTGGTGGTGGCGCTGGCCCTCATCCCAGAGGCCATCAGCTTCTCGGTCATCGCAGGCGTCGACCCGCAGGTGGGTCTCTTCGCCTCCTTCGTCATGGCTGTCACGATGGCCTTCGTCGGTGGTCGCCCTGCCATGATCACCGCGGCCACCGGCGCCGTGGCCCTGGTCATCGCCCCGGTCGCCCACGAATACGGCTTCGACTACTTCATCGCCACCGTCATCCTGGCCGGACTGCTGCAGATCGTCTTGGCGGTGTTCGGCGTAGCCCGGCTGATGCGCTTCGTTCCGCGCATGGTGATGGTCGGCTTCGTCAACGCGCTGGCCATCCTGATCTTCGTGGCGCAACTGCCGCACCTGCGAGGCGTGCCGTGGTTGGTCTACGCCCTGGTCGCTGCGGGACTGGCCATCCTTTTCCTGTTGCCTCGGGTGAGCACCCTGGTGCCCGCGCCGTTGGTGGCCATCGTCCTGATCACCACCGCGGCTGTTGCCTTCGGTTGGAAGATCCCGACCGTCGGCGATCAGGGAGAGCTACCGGATTCGCTGCCTGCGCTGTTCATTCCGAATGTGCCGTTCACGCTGGAGACGCTGCAGATCATCGGCCCGTATGCGCTGGCGATGGCGCTGGTCGGGCTGCTCGAATCGCTCATGACCGCCAAACTGGTCGATGACGTCACCGACAGCCACTCGAACAAGACCCGTGAAGCGCGCGGCCTCGGCATCGCCAACATCGCGGCTGGTTTCTTCGGCGGCATGGGCGGTTGCGCGATGATCGGCCAGACCATGATCAACGTCAAGGCCTCCGGTGCGCGGACGCGGATCTCCACCTTCCTGGCGGGGCTGTTCCTGCTGATCTTCGTCGTCGGGCTCGGTGACCTCGTCGGGCGGATCCCGATGGCGGCGTTGGTGGCCATCATGATCATGGTCTCGATCGGAACCCTGGACTGGCACAGCATCCACCCGGCCACCCTGCGCCGGATGCCCTACAGCGAGACGATCGTCATGCTGGTCACCGTCGTCATCACGGTGGCCACCCATAACCTTGCTTACGGCGTCATCGCCGGTGTCAACGTCGCCTTCGTCGTCTTCGCGCGTCGGGTGGCGCACTTCGCCAGCGTGGAGAAGATCCTCGAAGCCGATACGAACCAGGATGGTCTGATCGACACGGTCACCTACCGGGTGGCTGGCGAACTGTTCTTCGCCAGCAGCAACGACCTCGTCTACCAGTTCGACTATGTCTCCGACCCCAGGCGGGTCATCATCGACCTCACCGACTCCCACATCTGGGATGCCTCGACCGTCGCCTCGCTGGATGCCATCCAGACCAAGTACGCAGCCAAGGGCAAAAGCGTGGAGATCATCGGCTTGAACAAGTCCTCCCAGGAACGGCACGCCCGCCTCAGCGGTCAACTCGGCGGAGAGGCCTAG
- a CDS encoding amino acid ABC transporter permease, translating to MSTTPASVLFDAPGPKTRRNQLVVGATLTVLALAFGAWVLWQFVQQDQFTAAKWTPFFEGEIWTEYLLPGLLGTLKAAAVSIVLAAAFGLVFGVGRLSHLAPVRWLCGAIVEILRSVPVLVMMIGFFNIYLFNGLFSGKEGFAAVVTALTLYNGSVVAELVRAGVENLPKGQREAGLSIGLTPSQTTRSILLPQALTAMLPAIMSQIVVVLKDTALGYVITYEELLNKANQIGSYKGNLIPAFVVVALLFIAINYLMTTLATALEGRLRRSGRSASLAVAPVEADLGVVTAQDEADARNAAGGQGGLH from the coding sequence ATGAGCACCACTCCCGCATCGGTCCTCTTCGACGCCCCCGGGCCGAAAACCCGCCGCAACCAACTGGTCGTCGGCGCCACGCTGACCGTCCTGGCCCTCGCCTTCGGCGCCTGGGTGCTGTGGCAGTTCGTCCAGCAGGACCAGTTCACCGCCGCGAAGTGGACCCCCTTCTTCGAGGGCGAGATCTGGACCGAGTACCTCCTGCCCGGTCTGCTCGGCACCCTGAAGGCCGCAGCCGTGTCCATCGTCCTCGCCGCAGCCTTCGGCCTCGTGTTCGGCGTCGGACGCCTGTCACACCTGGCGCCTGTGCGGTGGCTGTGCGGCGCGATCGTCGAGATCCTACGGTCCGTGCCGGTGCTCGTCATGATGATCGGCTTCTTCAACATCTACCTGTTCAACGGGCTGTTCTCCGGCAAGGAGGGCTTCGCGGCAGTCGTCACCGCCCTGACCCTGTACAACGGATCCGTCGTCGCCGAGCTCGTGCGCGCCGGCGTGGAGAACCTGCCCAAGGGCCAGCGCGAGGCGGGGCTGTCGATCGGGCTCACCCCCTCGCAGACGACCCGCTCGATCCTGCTGCCGCAGGCCCTGACGGCCATGCTGCCCGCGATCATGAGCCAGATCGTCGTGGTCCTGAAGGACACGGCGCTCGGGTACGTCATCACCTACGAGGAGTTGCTCAACAAGGCGAACCAGATCGGTTCCTACAAGGGCAACCTCATCCCCGCGTTCGTCGTGGTGGCGCTGCTGTTCATCGCTATCAACTACCTGATGACGACGCTCGCGACTGCGCTGGAGGGCCGTCTGCGTCGTAGCGGCCGCTCGGCCAGCCTGGCTGTGGCGCCGGTTGAGGCTGACCTCGGAGTCGTTACGGCCCAGGACGAGGCCGACGCGCGCAACGCGGCCGGCGGCCAGGGCGGTCTGCACTGA
- a CDS encoding amino acid ABC transporter permease: MGELFSEFPVWSAFFMTIKVCLLAGVIAFALGTLVAIFRLSPMPVLRSMGALYVNVIRNTPLTLLVAFSQMGLASTLGWHLNRADLYSDNFRWGAVALGVYTAAFVCEAIRSGVNSVHVGQAEAARSLGLGFRQTLGEIILPQAFRSAIVPLGSTLIAMIKNSTVVSIIGVAEIAYLQADAMEQRPDLMYWILAVVALGFVILTLPLGLATTHFGKRLAVKR, encoded by the coding sequence ATGGGCGAGCTGTTCAGTGAGTTCCCCGTCTGGAGCGCGTTCTTCATGACGATCAAGGTGTGCCTGCTCGCGGGCGTCATCGCCTTCGCGCTCGGCACGCTCGTCGCGATCTTCCGACTTTCCCCGATGCCGGTGCTGCGCTCCATGGGGGCGCTGTACGTCAACGTCATTCGCAATACCCCCCTCACGCTCCTGGTCGCGTTCTCCCAGATGGGGTTGGCGAGCACCCTCGGCTGGCACCTCAACCGGGCTGACCTGTACAGCGACAACTTCCGCTGGGGTGCGGTCGCGCTCGGCGTCTACACGGCGGCGTTCGTCTGTGAGGCCATCCGTTCGGGCGTCAACTCCGTGCACGTCGGCCAGGCCGAGGCCGCCCGCTCCCTGGGGCTCGGCTTCCGCCAGACCCTCGGCGAGATCATCCTCCCGCAGGCCTTCCGCTCGGCCATCGTGCCTCTGGGTTCAACGCTGATCGCCATGATCAAGAACTCGACCGTCGTCTCGATCATCGGCGTCGCCGAAATCGCCTACCTGCAGGCCGACGCCATGGAGCAGCGGCCCGACCTCATGTACTGGATCCTCGCGGTCGTCGCCCTCGGCTTCGTCATCCTGACGCTGCCTCTCGGCCTGGCCACGACCCACTTCGGCAAGCGCCTGGCGGTGAAGCGATGA